Proteins encoded together in one Stigmatella aurantiaca window:
- a CDS encoding helix-turn-helix transcriptional regulator encodes MDRTERLLDLVALLLDAREPISWAELREHFPADYGGISDDAAERKFERDKAELLELGLPLAYVQGDDDRKDGYLVDRSAYYLPEVDLTKEELAVLYAAGSASLASGAFPGSDDLAHALRKIGFFAGDALPTPRVRMELGMAQGDAELSSRLEHLWEACAAHKWVQISYASPKQPVATDRKVDPYGLALRRGVWTLVGYCHLRQGLRTFHVHRIRELKVNPSKPRTPDFEVPAEFSLDAHVAYFPWQHRFHEPMEVTLSLRGDAAQRVSSLFPGATVEPDGERVRARLGVTFLDGLLRFCLALGQDCRVEAPEAAVNRGHEMARRILERHAPSSDEKKVSG; translated from the coding sequence ATGGACCGTACGGAACGCCTACTCGATCTCGTCGCCTTGCTGCTCGACGCCCGCGAGCCCATCTCGTGGGCGGAGCTGCGCGAGCACTTCCCCGCGGACTACGGCGGCATCTCGGACGATGCGGCCGAGCGCAAGTTCGAGCGCGACAAGGCGGAGCTGCTCGAGCTGGGGCTGCCGCTCGCCTACGTCCAGGGCGATGACGACCGGAAGGACGGCTACCTCGTCGACCGGAGCGCCTACTACCTGCCCGAGGTGGACCTGACCAAGGAGGAGCTGGCGGTGCTGTACGCCGCGGGCAGCGCCTCGCTGGCCTCGGGTGCCTTCCCGGGCAGCGACGACCTGGCGCATGCGCTGCGCAAGATCGGCTTCTTCGCGGGGGATGCGCTGCCCACGCCCCGGGTCCGCATGGAGCTGGGCATGGCCCAGGGCGACGCGGAGCTGTCCTCCCGCCTGGAGCACCTCTGGGAGGCGTGCGCCGCGCACAAGTGGGTGCAGATCTCCTACGCCTCGCCCAAGCAGCCCGTGGCCACCGACCGCAAGGTGGATCCGTACGGCCTGGCGCTGCGGCGGGGCGTCTGGACGCTCGTGGGCTACTGCCACCTGCGCCAGGGGCTGCGCACCTTCCACGTCCACCGCATCCGCGAGCTGAAGGTGAACCCCTCCAAGCCCCGCACGCCGGACTTCGAGGTGCCCGCGGAGTTCTCGCTCGACGCGCACGTGGCCTACTTCCCGTGGCAGCACCGCTTCCATGAGCCCATGGAGGTGACGCTGAGCCTGCGCGGGGATGCCGCCCAGCGCGTCTCGAGCCTCTTTCCGGGCGCCACGGTGGAGCCCGACGGCGAGCGGGTGCGGGCCCGGCTCGGGGTGACGTTCCTGGATGGGCTGCTGCGCTTCTGCCTGGCGCTCGGGCAGGACTGCCGGGTGGAGGCCCCCGAGGCCGCCGTCAACCGGGGGCATGAGATGGCCCGGCGCATCCTGGAGCGCCACGCTCCGTCCTCCGACGAGAAGAAGGTGAGTGGATGA
- the hflX gene encoding GTPase HflX yields the protein MKEIYGNTLGLKASEQSRLRNTFRRRVAPHEIVSPELARHLTELSSELNRQVGVLINRKGEIEHVVVGNAHKLELPDIGRARAGQIRLRGLRLVHTHLKSEPLTKDDLTDLALLRLDMVAAVGVGREGLPGVLHYAHLVPENGTGEFWQVATLPSVHHDQPDLLDTLEALEEEFNRKAAARAVGGREKAILVAVCLDGNRAHAEASLAELKELARTAGVEVIDSVLQVRREADPRYLIGRGKLEDLNLRSMQSMVDVLIFDKDLTPSQGRHIGEATSLKVLDRTQLILDIFAQRAQSAEGKLQVELAQLKYRLPRLVQSDDSLSRLAGGIGGRGPGETKLEIDRRRVRDRINHLEKRIDAVSRERSVRRAQRNRRELPVISIVGYTNAGKSTLLNAITNADVLAENKLFATLDPTSRRLRFPQEREVIITDTVGFIRDLPKDLVAAFRATLEELYDASLLLHVVDAADPARDEQVEAVETILSSLGLMEKPRLMVWNKADLMASEEVDSLLRSRGGVAISAETREGLASLLAKADTTLFAEGASQMLGAL from the coding sequence TTGAAGGAAATCTACGGAAACACCCTGGGCCTCAAGGCCAGTGAACAGAGCCGGTTGCGCAACACCTTCCGGCGGCGCGTGGCGCCCCACGAGATTGTTTCCCCGGAGCTTGCCCGCCACCTCACCGAGCTGTCGAGCGAGCTCAACCGGCAGGTGGGCGTCCTCATCAACCGCAAGGGCGAAATCGAGCACGTGGTGGTGGGCAACGCCCACAAGCTCGAGCTGCCCGACATTGGCCGTGCCCGCGCGGGGCAGATCCGTCTGCGTGGCCTGCGGCTGGTGCACACGCACCTCAAGAGCGAGCCGCTCACCAAGGACGACCTGACGGACCTGGCGCTGCTGCGCCTGGACATGGTGGCCGCCGTGGGCGTGGGCCGGGAAGGCCTGCCCGGGGTGCTCCACTATGCCCACCTGGTGCCCGAAAACGGCACCGGCGAGTTCTGGCAGGTGGCCACGCTGCCCAGCGTGCACCATGACCAGCCCGACCTCCTGGACACCCTGGAGGCGCTGGAGGAGGAGTTCAACCGCAAGGCCGCCGCGCGCGCGGTGGGCGGGCGGGAGAAGGCCATCCTCGTGGCGGTGTGCCTGGACGGCAACCGCGCGCACGCCGAGGCGAGCCTGGCGGAGCTCAAGGAGCTCGCGCGCACGGCCGGCGTGGAGGTCATCGACAGCGTGCTCCAAGTGCGCCGCGAGGCGGACCCGCGCTACCTCATCGGCCGGGGCAAGCTGGAGGACCTGAACCTGCGCTCCATGCAGTCCATGGTGGACGTCCTCATCTTCGACAAAGACTTGACGCCCTCGCAGGGCCGCCACATCGGCGAGGCCACCAGCCTGAAGGTGCTGGACCGCACGCAGCTCATCCTGGACATCTTCGCCCAGCGCGCCCAGAGCGCCGAGGGCAAGCTCCAGGTCGAGCTGGCCCAGCTCAAGTACCGCCTGCCCCGGCTCGTCCAGAGTGACGACTCGCTCAGCCGGCTCGCCGGTGGCATCGGCGGACGCGGCCCCGGTGAGACGAAGCTCGAAATCGACCGCCGCCGGGTGCGCGATCGCATCAACCACCTGGAGAAGCGCATCGACGCCGTCTCGCGCGAGCGCAGCGTGCGGCGGGCCCAGCGCAACCGGCGCGAGCTGCCCGTCATCTCCATCGTGGGCTACACCAACGCGGGCAAGTCCACCCTGCTCAACGCCATCACCAACGCGGACGTGCTGGCGGAGAACAAGCTGTTCGCCACGCTGGACCCGACAAGCCGCCGCCTGCGCTTCCCGCAGGAGCGCGAGGTCATCATCACCGACACGGTGGGGTTCATCCGGGACCTGCCCAAGGACCTGGTGGCCGCCTTCCGCGCCACGCTGGAGGAGCTGTACGACGCCAGCCTGCTGCTGCACGTGGTGGATGCGGCGGACCCCGCGCGGGACGAGCAGGTGGAGGCGGTGGAAACCATCCTCAGCTCCCTGGGGCTGATGGAGAAGCCGCGCCTCATGGTCTGGAACAAGGCGGACCTCATGGCCTCCGAAGAGGTGGACTCGCTGCTCCGGTCCCGGGGCGGCGTCGCCATCAGCGCGGAGACGCGCGAGGGGCTCGCCTCCCTGCTGGCCAAGGCGGACACGACGCTGTTCGCCGAGGGCGCCTCGCAGATGCTCGGGGCGCTCTGA
- a CDS encoding DUF4174 domain-containing protein — MLTLLLLELLMTAPLTVEGPGVPEGVETLDGLRWKQRVLLLFPGEPGGAWQAQLQGLERARPELAERDVLVLIVGAKEGKDARLPDEREARARWKVAPGKGAAVLIGKDGGEKWRSPLPAPWEEMFSVIDAMPMRKQEQGG, encoded by the coding sequence ATGCTCACCCTGTTGCTGCTGGAGCTGCTCATGACCGCTCCCCTGACGGTGGAAGGCCCCGGGGTGCCCGAAGGTGTCGAGACCCTCGACGGGCTGCGGTGGAAGCAGCGGGTGCTGCTGCTGTTCCCCGGGGAGCCGGGCGGAGCGTGGCAGGCCCAGCTTCAGGGCTTGGAGCGGGCCCGGCCGGAGCTCGCCGAGCGGGACGTGCTCGTGCTCATCGTGGGAGCGAAAGAAGGGAAGGACGCCCGCCTCCCCGACGAGCGCGAGGCGCGGGCGCGCTGGAAGGTGGCGCCCGGGAAGGGGGCCGCGGTGCTCATCGGCAAGGATGGGGGCGAGAAGTGGCGCTCGCCCCTGCCCGCCCCCTGGGAGGAGATGTTCTCCGTGATTGACGCCATGCCCATGCGGAAGCAGGAGCAGGGCGGGTAA
- a CDS encoding WYL domain-containing protein — protein MSTVHERLRRLLFLVPYVSKHPGVSVDDLSKALNVKREDLLVELDLLTCVGRPPFNPDDYVDIYVDNDRVYVDLDQRLSRPPRLTAGEAAALAAAAELLRPAAGDALEGALQKLERILPAGARERYREMHRKIDASTDAPQSLGPLTRAILERREVTFDYASPGRVSEPRKVRPYELLSHRGQWYLQGYCHTRQDARLFRLDRMENLALTDIPFQPPADARAAVPNPARSDASVRVRFSKLVAPYVRERFGSDARLLADGGVEVRVAGDSERWLTQWVLSFGGEAEVLEPASARAAVARAAQASLGF, from the coding sequence ATGAGCACCGTCCATGAGCGGCTCCGCCGCCTGCTGTTCCTCGTGCCTTACGTCTCCAAGCACCCCGGCGTCTCGGTGGACGACCTGTCCAAGGCGCTCAACGTCAAGCGCGAGGACCTCCTGGTGGAGCTGGACCTGCTCACGTGCGTGGGCCGGCCGCCCTTCAACCCGGACGACTACGTGGACATCTACGTGGACAACGACCGGGTCTACGTGGATCTGGACCAGCGCCTGTCCCGGCCGCCCCGGCTGACCGCGGGCGAGGCCGCGGCCCTGGCCGCCGCGGCGGAGCTGCTGCGCCCGGCGGCGGGCGATGCGCTCGAGGGGGCCCTCCAGAAGCTGGAGCGCATCCTGCCGGCGGGCGCCCGCGAGCGCTACCGGGAGATGCACCGGAAGATCGACGCCTCCACCGACGCCCCGCAGTCCCTGGGGCCCCTGACCCGCGCCATCCTGGAGCGGCGGGAGGTGACGTTCGACTACGCCAGCCCGGGGCGGGTCTCGGAGCCGCGCAAGGTGCGGCCCTACGAGCTGCTGAGCCACCGGGGCCAGTGGTACCTCCAGGGCTACTGCCACACCCGGCAGGACGCGCGGCTGTTCCGCCTGGACCGCATGGAGAACCTGGCGCTCACGGACATCCCCTTCCAGCCGCCCGCGGACGCGCGCGCCGCGGTGCCCAACCCCGCCCGCTCGGATGCAAGCGTCCGGGTGCGCTTCTCCAAGCTGGTGGCGCCGTACGTCCGGGAGCGCTTCGGCTCGGATGCCCGGCTGCTGGCCGATGGGGGCGTCGAGGTACGGGTGGCCGGGGACAGCGAGCGGTGGCTCACCCAGTGGGTCCTCTCGTTTGGAGGGGAGGCCGAGGTGCTGGAGCCCGCTTCCGCGCGCGCGGCCGTTGCCCGGGCTGCCCAGGCCTCGCTAGGATTCTAG
- a CDS encoding FHA domain-containing protein encodes MGFQLKIAEGKDAGKEFQFEHEEVLIGRTPECDVVLYDAGISRKHCRIFSLGERYFVEDMGSSNGTKVNGAPIKKQPLSDGDQIGLGPVVFFFEALASDPGEEPNTDAGDEPPQDDPSTRIVSLAEVKQRRGKREVMKPEGEEAQPERLDKMQRSATRMGMPAIRPSSPRAPAGGSPRALDRAAPSAPTPSRRAGGAGSVERAAPARGAAAGAVLSAAERARIKRASGSIAAQLKIFWIEAGTWTRRGVIAGMVMLGLGVVGLAYWLVLDSGRNPNAGASEPMALTAQPIEDSFGLGPDVAWERPDLKSFTWEYTAATRAVVILHFQAQGISQGELVVTVNGLDVGQVPADTLASRDRSLEIMIPPNVLKKGEINRFTFDNTKNPPGEDTWRIWNVWVEKALLPELPPDQLVLEARNAYQRGKQNIDRADVGARNRYLAWKSFREAWLMLEAHPEPKPDLYYEARDRMGDAQQALDRTCSKLLLEAEGYYNQRNYKAAKHTLEHIREYFPEFDQPCAIKSENKLLEYDL; translated from the coding sequence ATGGGCTTCCAGCTGAAGATTGCCGAGGGCAAGGACGCGGGCAAGGAGTTCCAGTTCGAGCACGAAGAGGTGCTGATCGGACGGACCCCCGAGTGCGACGTGGTCTTGTATGACGCGGGGATTTCCCGCAAGCACTGCCGCATCTTCAGTCTGGGAGAGCGCTACTTCGTCGAGGACATGGGCAGCTCCAACGGCACCAAGGTGAACGGGGCGCCCATCAAGAAGCAGCCGCTGTCGGACGGGGACCAGATCGGCCTGGGGCCGGTGGTGTTCTTCTTCGAGGCGCTCGCGTCGGACCCTGGCGAGGAGCCCAACACGGACGCGGGCGATGAGCCGCCCCAGGATGACCCCAGCACGCGCATCGTCTCCCTGGCGGAGGTCAAACAGCGCCGCGGCAAGCGCGAGGTGATGAAGCCCGAGGGCGAGGAGGCGCAGCCGGAGCGGCTGGACAAGATGCAGCGCTCGGCCACCCGGATGGGGATGCCCGCGATTCGCCCCTCTTCTCCCCGCGCCCCGGCGGGCGGCTCCCCGCGGGCCCTCGACCGGGCGGCTCCCTCGGCACCCACCCCTTCCCGCCGGGCCGGTGGCGCCGGGTCCGTGGAGCGGGCGGCGCCCGCGAGGGGGGCTGCGGCCGGGGCGGTGCTGTCCGCCGCGGAGCGGGCCCGCATCAAGCGGGCCTCCGGAAGCATCGCCGCCCAGCTGAAGATCTTCTGGATCGAAGCGGGCACCTGGACCCGCCGCGGCGTCATCGCCGGCATGGTGATGCTGGGGCTGGGCGTGGTGGGGCTGGCGTACTGGCTGGTGCTCGATTCGGGCCGCAATCCGAACGCGGGGGCCTCCGAGCCCATGGCCCTGACCGCCCAGCCCATCGAGGACTCGTTCGGCCTGGGGCCGGACGTGGCGTGGGAGCGGCCCGACCTGAAGTCCTTCACCTGGGAGTACACGGCCGCCACGCGCGCGGTCGTCATCCTGCACTTCCAGGCGCAGGGCATCTCGCAGGGCGAGCTGGTGGTGACGGTGAACGGCCTGGACGTGGGGCAGGTGCCCGCGGACACCCTGGCCAGCCGGGACCGCTCGCTGGAGATCATGATTCCCCCCAACGTCCTCAAGAAGGGGGAGATCAACCGCTTCACCTTCGACAACACGAAGAACCCCCCGGGCGAGGACACCTGGCGCATCTGGAACGTGTGGGTGGAGAAGGCCCTGCTGCCCGAGCTGCCCCCGGATCAGCTCGTGCTGGAGGCGCGCAACGCCTATCAACGCGGCAAGCAGAACATCGACCGCGCGGACGTGGGCGCCCGCAACCGGTACCTGGCGTGGAAGTCCTTCCGCGAGGCGTGGCTGATGCTGGAGGCCCACCCCGAGCCCAAGCCGGACCTCTATTACGAGGCCCGCGACCGCATGGGGGATGCGCAGCAGGCGCTGGACCGCACCTGCTCCAAGCTCCTCTTGGAGGCGGAGGGCTACTACAACCAGCGCAACTACAAGGCGGCCAAGCACACGCTGGAGCACATCCGGGAGTACTTCCCGGAGTTCGACCAGCCCTGCGCCATCAAGTCCGAAAACAAGCTGCTCGAATACGACTTGTAG
- the proB gene encoding glutamate 5-kinase — MSDSGRDGVRAARRVVVKIGTNALTNATGRFNRAHFEALSEDLLWAAKDRELVVVSSGAIALGVERLGLPARPKDIPGKQACAAVGQSRLMQAYEEAFGRADKRVAQILLTHEDVQDRRRYLNVKHALDRLLEAGVVPVINENDTVSVDELKFGDNDTLASLVAGVVEAEVLVVLSDVEGLYTADPRKDAGARLLAQVDAVTPELLALAGGSGSTVGTGGMSTKVRAAARASERGIRCVITSGAVPGRLRAVLAGESVGTLFEAASSRRSARTAWIAHALRPKGRLVVDAGARDAIVGSKRSLLPSGIKQVEGDFGRGDPVDLVDEQGTPFARGLSAYEGSELRRIAGHKSTEIESLLGYRYLDEAVHRDDLAVLQTLA, encoded by the coding sequence GTGAGTGACTCGGGACGAGACGGGGTGCGCGCCGCCCGGCGCGTGGTGGTGAAGATCGGCACGAACGCGCTGACGAACGCCACGGGGCGCTTCAACCGCGCCCACTTCGAGGCGCTGAGCGAGGACCTGCTCTGGGCGGCGAAGGACCGGGAGCTGGTGGTGGTCTCCAGTGGCGCCATCGCCCTGGGGGTGGAGCGGCTGGGGCTTCCAGCCCGGCCCAAGGATATTCCCGGCAAACAGGCCTGCGCGGCCGTGGGCCAGAGCCGCCTGATGCAGGCCTATGAGGAGGCCTTCGGCCGGGCCGACAAGCGCGTGGCGCAGATTCTTCTGACGCACGAGGACGTGCAGGACCGGCGGCGCTACCTCAACGTGAAGCACGCCCTGGACCGGTTGCTGGAGGCCGGGGTGGTGCCCGTCATCAACGAGAACGACACCGTCTCGGTGGACGAGCTGAAGTTCGGCGACAACGACACGCTGGCGAGCCTCGTGGCCGGTGTCGTCGAAGCCGAGGTGCTGGTGGTGCTCTCGGACGTGGAGGGGCTCTACACGGCCGACCCGCGCAAGGACGCCGGGGCCCGGCTGCTGGCGCAGGTGGACGCGGTGACGCCGGAGCTGCTGGCGCTGGCGGGCGGCAGTGGCTCGACGGTGGGCACCGGGGGCATGTCCACCAAGGTCCGGGCCGCCGCCCGGGCCTCCGAGCGGGGCATCCGCTGTGTCATCACCTCCGGCGCCGTCCCGGGGCGCCTCCGGGCAGTGCTGGCGGGGGAGTCCGTGGGCACCCTCTTCGAGGCCGCCTCCAGCCGCCGCAGCGCCCGCACGGCGTGGATCGCCCATGCCCTGCGGCCCAAGGGGCGGCTCGTCGTGGATGCCGGGGCCCGGGATGCCATCGTCGGAAGCAAGCGCAGTCTCCTTCCCTCGGGCATCAAGCAGGTGGAAGGGGACTTTGGCCGGGGAGACCCGGTGGACCTGGTGGACGAGCAGGGCACGCCGTTCGCCAGGGGGCTCAGCGCCTACGAGGGCAGCGAGCTGCGCCGCATCGCGGGCCACAAGAGCACGGAGATCGAGTCCCTGCTGGGCTACCGCTACCTCGATGAGGCGGTGCACCGGGACGATCTGGCGGTGCTGCAGACCCTGGCGTGA